In Portunus trituberculatus isolate SZX2019 chromosome 16, ASM1759143v1, whole genome shotgun sequence, the genomic window GTTTGCCTATgtatattcagcctgttccttaaaAGGATGATCGCTCTGATCTCTCAAAATAACCTAATTGGTTTGATTTTATGCCTTTCAAAAGTTTTAACCTCTCCTCAGCACGAAAATTCTTAAACGTCTattgcttcacaaacttatacCTGACAGTTTTACTAGTGATGTTTGCTGTTAcattagaaatataaaaagtatttttcagagtctggcacaaagctttgatttccaaactatcCTCCTACAGTTTCCATCCTCTTATCTGTAACTTCATTTCAGATTTCCTTTCATACCATTTTATAGCTGGTGGGGTAGACGATCACTGTTCTCCTACTTTTGAATATTAACAGTGGTAttcctcagagttctgtcctgtcacccactctccctGATGATACCACTCAGCATTTTTCCACGTATTTTCTTATAAGTTCAAGTATGTAGGAATTAAACAAATCACGCGGGGAAGTCACAGAAcgcttgacttctgatctttctaaaaatTCTAATGAGGGCAGAGCTAACTAGCAAAAACTCCACTCTTTCGTCTATCAACTTGAAGCAATCCTTCCGATAAATACACTGTCTTCTGTAATGACTCTAACGTGTCACTCTTCTACATTCAACATTCTTAGTCTGTCCATTACTTATACTATAAACTGCAAACTTCACAACTTCTCTCTCGCTAAAACAATTTCTAATAAATTACACATTCTCGGTTATTTCATCTAGTTTCTCTCTGGAATTCTCagcatttcttttatctatgaCTTGAATTTTTCACGAGAAAGTTTTCAAACACCTTCCTTCAGTTTCCGAcaatcctttttcttcttttattttaaagGTTGGCTCCTCAGtaggccttttattttttttctttcttcttttttcaaccTCCTCGTACatagaaaataattatgattatttttttcatatgtctTTACTATGAGTCACGGGTATTTTCCTCAGGTGAAAATGGCGGCAACGATGATGTCCAACGTGACTGGACCTCAAGCTATGGCCTACGGTTCCGTAGGGATGTCCTTTGGTTACCCCGAGGGCATGTCCGTGACTGATATGGTCCCAGATCAAATAAAGCACATGGTTCATCCTCATTGGAACAAGTTTCCTCCCGTCAATCCCATGTGGCACTATCTCCTGGGTGTGGCGTATCTTTTCCTTGGCGCCATCTCCTTATTTGGTGAGCCTTGGTTGCCTTGCTCTCTGAGATACATGTAACACTGCTTCCTCTTCCAGGAAATACTCTGCTATCCTCCTTTCTGGTGTATTTTTCAGGAAATGGCATGGTCATACTGCTTTTCCTGAAGAATAAGAACCTACGCAGTCCAGCCAATTATCTCGTAGCCAACCTTGCCTTCAGCGACATGTGTATGATGATCTCACAGTTTCCCTTCTTCGCCTACAACTGTTTCAGTGGTGGCGTATGGATGTTCAGCCCATTCTTCTGTGAACTCTATGCCTGCCTTGGTAAGTAAGTCACCTCGTGCTATTAAACACAATTCACGCGCTTTTCATAATCTCTTAATCTCAAAGTCATCACTCAGCAGCTCTTTATCTGTTTCCCATGTCTTTGCCTATTCGCTTAAATGATTTTCCGTCCTTCCATGTCTTAAGAACTGTTTCCTTTATCCATTGTTACACTTAACACACTCACTTCAATGCCAACCACCGCTTCCAGGATCTATCTTCGGCCTCTGCTCCATCTGGTCCCTTGTATTCATCTCCTACGATCGCTACAATGTGATCGTGAATGGTGTCGGTGGCTCCCCCTTGACCTCCGGCAAGGCGTTGATCTTCATGCTGTTCTCTTGGGCCTACGCTGTCGGCTggtccatccctcccttctttgGCTGGGGAAAATACATCCCTGAGGGTGAGAATGcctgcttccttcttttttcacgagctatttattattattattattattattattattattattattattattattattattattattattattattattattaccaatattattatcattatcctaaTGGAGGTTCTTGGCGCAGGCATCCTGGACTCCTGCTCCTTTGATTACCTCACCCGCGACTGGAACCTTCGGTCATTCGGCATTTGCATCTTCGTCTTCGACTACTGCGTGCCGCTCTTCGTGATCTTGTTCGCCTACATGTTCATTGTGAAGGCGATCGTCGCTCACGAGAAGGCCATGAGGGAGCAGGCCAAGAAGATGAACGTGTCCAACCTCAGGTCCAACGCTGAGGCCAACGCCCAGTCCGCCGAAGTGCGCATCGCTAAGGTGGCCATGACCAACGTAGCCCTGTGGCTTATCTGCTGGACTCCCTACGCCTCTGTTGTGGTCCAGGTTGGAAACAACtccattttttcaccttttctttaatCCACCACTCAGCTAATGGGCTCGTTCTCATTCATAGCAATATGCGGTCTTGTATGTACATAATCTCCGTTAAACGCTAAATTGCATTCACTGATCAACTCTCGTTTTCAAACTCAGTGCGGCAATGGAGCATAACTGACGTTATATCAAACCTACACACGACTCTTTCATGACAGATTCACTATATCCTACTCAAATGCCGCGATTGCACTGAAttaattctccttttttcttatgcGCCTTCGCCAGGGATTGTTCTTCAATCAAGATGACATCACTCCCATCGTGTCGATGCTGCCTGCTCTACTCGCCAAGAGTGCCTCTGTGTACAACCCAATCATCTACGCCATCAACCATCCTAAATTCCGCTTGGTAAGAATAACGGCATTGTTTTTCCTGTCTTCCAAAGGCACTCATTGATgagatttattatttcttaataAGATAAGTAAGTTTTTGTCACACAAGGAAATTTGTTAGTGCCGGATTAAGTGAGGGTTTGTTCTCACACAGGAAGCTTGGGTAGCTTGATTCTCTTGCATTTCTAACATCAACCATGAGGTTAATTTGCTTCATAATGATAAGGAACGTAATTGGTTGTCCATGGAGAATACAGTGCAGGTCTATTATAAGAAAATCCCTTTCGTGGCAacacctttccttttctaccAGCTTTTCTCTGTTAGTGGGGGTGAACAAAACCGTTGGCAAATAATAATGCTAGATAAGATACTGAGAGCAGCTCTCGTGACTACACTAATCACCAGCAGGCCTGGGTATAGTGTCCTTTCTACATACATAATACCATCCTGAGATGTATACCACtgaccttctttctctcttcccaccaccaccaccaccaccaccaccaccaccaccaccaccaccaggccctAATGAAGCAGATGCCTGGCTTCTGCATCCACGAAGAGGACGACAAGGCATCTGGCGCGGACACCAAGTCCACCGAAACTGCTAAGGCGTAATAATATCTTTTGTATTTATAAGTTTTCGAATGACCGACTCAGGAAGAGATACGACTGTTCTGCTAAGTCCGATAAACGACTGATTTTCGACAAAGGATTTCCGAAAGACATGGAGAAGGAAATGCAAATGGAAAACTAGAGTGAACCGGTTCTTACTACGTTTTTCAACAGAATGCTGAGCGATTCACGACCACGCACACCACAACCCTCGGTAGATAATGTCCCTGcatgtcatgaaaaaaaatacaaataaaaatactgtgCATTGATAGTTATTTGACTCATCTTTGGTGGGCCACATTCCTACTCAAGATTGGCATGAACGAATccagatgctctctctctctctctctctctctctctctctctctctctctctctgaataaataaatagataaatagatagataaataaacaaacggaTAGACTGCAGTTCATATTATGATAATACATTTCAATTACATACAATAACAATtacataatgataacaataataataataataataataataataataataataataataataataataataataataataataataataataataataataataataataataataataacaataataataataatgataatagtaatgataataataatgataacaataatgatgataataataataataataataataataataataataataataataataataataataataataataataataataataataataacaataataataataatgataataataacaataatgataataataataatagtaataatgataataatgatagaataacaatagtgataataacagtagtaatgatagtagtaataacaataatgataatggtagtaacAAGAAACGGTTCATTGAATAATGATTATGAATGTATACTAATGGTGTTGCCTTTGGGAATGTATATCACAGCCTGGTGGAGAcagtaagaaaagaacaagatacATCCTATCTTTTACAATGGCAGCTGTCATGCAAGATACCGAGGGTAAAGACGCGCAGAACAGCAGTACAGTACCATCATACGACATTGAAGACGCCGCGCTAGGCCTTGCTCTCACACGAGTCATCCATTTCTGCGCAGATATatatgtgggaaaaaaaatgtttgtacgGTACAGCGCGCTAGAACGCTGccgaaaaaatgttgaagaaataGGAATCATTGATTGAccggagaaatgggaagaaagagtTAGGGGGTGACTGGCAACTActgagtgtgtggaggagaatGCCGCAGTCACCAGCATGGAATGAGCAGATGAGGTAGTGCACACTGTGTGTCTGCCACATTCGCTCATCCTTCATCACTCACGTGTCCAGCCGCTCCGTGTGTGTCCATCAGGTAAAGAATGCACAAGCTGAACAAGCACTATAAACAATGAGAAAATTTGCAAAATTTTAATACAATTGACTGTCTTCAATCTTTCACTCAATTGCGCAACGTCGCATCTTTCGCTATCTGTAACGTGATTTTTTGTAATTAATGGTCCGAATTTACCATCCGCATGCCTTCTTCGTCCCCGCTTAGACATTTTGCTCTTTATGCTTATTCTATCTACCTCACTGTTGCAAGCTATAGCCAGCATCGTTATTTTTACTCCTTTCACTGTTCACTCTGGAACTCTGTACCTGGTtccgtttttttcttcccacgACTCGAAATGTTTCAATTTTGCAAGGAGAATCTCAAGGCAGCTCACTAACTAAACAAAttctgtttatgtatttttagtgacttcatttattcatatatgaGTGCTGTTCCTAAAGAAGCTAGTGGACTTACTGGCGAGTGGCGACTACGAGTTATCACCAAATGTTTTAAGCTGATTATGAATCGAGACTGCTaagttaatttatttcttacctccacccctatctctctctctctctctctctctctctctctctctctctctctctgtgtgtgtgtgtgtgtgtgtgtgtgtgtgtgtgtgtgtgtgtgtgtgtgtgtgtgtgtgtgtgtgtgtgtgtgtgtgtgtgtgtgtgtgtatgtgtgtgtgtgtgtgtgtgtgtgagcaatgcCGTCGCGAGCAaatgatagtttttttcacaTTAAGTAAATTACTACTGACAGCAATACCTCGCATTGCAGGGAAGTATGCAACGTAACCTACGAGGAAATATAATTTCCTACCGCAGAATAAGACTGGAATGCAATTATGTAAGTTTATTATAAGGTCCTTCATGTCACAGTGCTACTTCATTAATGAATCACCGGCTGCTGAGGTGCTTCAACCGTAACTTCATTTTCTTAAAATCTGGACCTCATTCCGCATGCAACTGTGAATGGACAGTTGGGTGAGGGAAGAATCTCGTCTCGCTCTCTCCAGCCAAACACATCGACCTGACAGGAACGAGCGTTTTGATGGcggaggtagtagtagttttttgcttgtttgtttgcttatttattgCCAGTTATCGATTACATACATCACTGAACATGTATACGTTTATAATGCATTAGTCTGTTGAGCATGAGCTCCCTAGCAGACAAGAATTTCATTttacatggaagaaaagaaatcaaagcGACGTCAATAAGcacacttaaaaacacagattaacaagattaacACCACCATCTAAATATTTGATCAATATAGATCTATTACATTATTCCTTCTTGTTTTATGACAGTACCACTTGCTTTTCTAATTAGTATGTGATGATCAGGTTTAATTTTGAATTGATTAAAATTATCTATTAGTATTTTTATGTCATCTGGTAATGAGTTCCAACATCTCGGCctaagaaatatatgaataatttaCATAATGCTGTTTTATGTTGTGAACTTATCAAAATGTTGTTTCGTCTGGTGCCTTGACCGTGACATATTATTCCAATGTGACCATCATCATTCAAATCATATACAGCTAGAAGGCAAAAATATTTAAACAAAAATTCAAACTTCAATAGTATCAAATTATCAAATAAGAAATGCGCAGAGTCTCATGTTTTCCTCTAAATGTTATGATCCTTAACAATCGACAGCCACGTGTAATGCcaaatggacaaaaaaaaatatccacatGCAACCCATTTCGGTTCACATTCCTCTATGTATACTGACCCCATGTTGTGTACtataggtgtagtagtagtagcagcagcagcagcagcagtagtagtagtagtagtagtagtagtagtagtagtagtagtagtagtagtagtagtagtagtagtagtagcagcagcagcagtaatagcagaaaCAGCaagtgtagcagcagtagtagtagtagtagtagtagtagtagtagtagtagcagcagtagtagtagtagtagcagtagtagtagtagtagtagtggtagtagtagtagtagtagtagtagtagtagtagtagtagtagtagtagtagtagtagtagtggtagtagcaataacagcaacagtaatagttgttgttattgttgttgttgttgttgttgttgttgttgttgttgttgtaatagaagTGATGTTCATCATTATGAACAATTTTGCGTCTTTATACGTAGTGTGCAAACTTTCTCACCATTCTATTATCCTTTGTATAAAGTATAttccaaggttttttttttcgttattcctATCAAGAATCGCTCATG contains:
- the LOC123504603 gene encoding compound eye opsin BCRH2-like, yielding MAATMMSNVTGPQAMAYGSVGMSFGYPEGMSVTDMVPDQIKHMVHPHWNKFPPVNPMWHYLLGVAYLFLGAISLFGNGMVILLFLKNKNLRSPANYLVANLAFSDMCMMISQFPFFAYNCFSGGVWMFSPFFCELYACLGSIFGLCSIWSLVFISYDRYNVIVNGVGGSPLTSGKALIFMLFSWAYAVGWSIPPFFGWGKYIPEGILDSCSFDYLTRDWNLRSFGICIFVFDYCVPLFVILFAYMFIVKAIVAHEKAMREQAKKMNVSNLRSNAEANAQSAEVRIAKVAMTNVALWLICWTPYASVVVQGLFFNQDDITPIVSMLPALLAKSASVYNPIIYAINHPKFRLALMKQMPGFCIHEEDDKASGADTKSTETAKA